From the Chionomys nivalis chromosome 18, mChiNiv1.1, whole genome shotgun sequence genome, the window AGTTGTATTCATGGGCTGAACAGCAACAACTTAACAATCAGAAATATAGCAATGGATACAATGGTCCACTGTGAAAGGtggcttttccttttatttggtaGGATATTGTACGgagtatttttctctttcatatgtGTCTTTTGGTGTCCTTTTCAGAGCCCTATACTTCAACAGATATCAGAACCTGGGACTTTCCTGAGTTGTCCTTTATTCTGCAACTCCAGTCAACCTGCTGGGATGTCACAAGTGACAAGGGAGACAGGGATGTGTTCTCAAACTGCTCAGGGTTCCAGAGCTTGAGATTGTCTCAAAGGAATTTCTGTGTGAAATCAGTCTTACTTGTTTCActgaaataaagtaattttttttcttgaataaggCATGAAAAGAAGTTTATCTCCCAAGGCTAGAGTCACAGATTgctaagaggaaagggaaaggccaGGTTGTCCTAAGACAGGATTGGGGAAGATGTACATGTgtggagagagaaatgaatgtctccatctctccctctctgtgtggaTCACCCCTAACACTGCCATGTAATGTCTTTCAGATCCTGAGACTTCAGCACGATGTCTTACCAAGAGCAGCAGTGCAAGCAGCCCTGCCAGCCTCCTCCTGTGTGCCCACCCACAAAGTGCCCAGAGCCTTGTCCTCCCCCAAAGTGCCCAGAGCCCTGTCCTCCTCCAAAGTGCCCCGAGCCTTGCCCTCCTCCACAGTGCCCTGAGCCATGCCAGCAGAAATGCCCTCCTGTGCAACCTCCTTCACCTTGCCAGCAGAAGTGCCCACCCAAGAGCAAGTGAGTGCTTCAGCAGTCACCAGGAtcaagagaagaggaggaaatctGTCTCCCATTCTTCCACAGAGACATTTTCGTCTCAGTTCAAATCCTGTTGTGGATGCAGAAGGATCTTCTCCACCCTTCACCCTCCTTGTGTCTGTGATGACTCATCATACAGAAGGCATTCACCCTTGGCTGTTTTCACTGTGACTTCATTTCCTAAATAAACTACACTGGTTGATAGTTATCAtgagttcttttatttcttttaaagctgATTCTATTACTTTCCTGATATGCCCCTGTtacattctttttattctttgatccCCAGATCATGCTGTTGTAAGCAGATTTTGACTGTATTTTGGGTCATAACAAAGATTGCTTAGTGTTCGTTTGCTTGAGAGAAAGAGTTTTATTTTGCACAACTACAATCTTTCTATTAGCTCATGCTATTTAAGAAGATTATGTGATCTTAAGATAATCATGTGGCACTTAGGACACATTTTCTCCCTACACCCCATGCATTTTACTCTCAGTTGTCTCCTTCATAGGATGTAATAGTTACGCATCTACATCAGCCTATCCTTGTTATGTTTTCCTCCTTCATTATTTGAAAGATCAGTGCCAACCTTGTATTTAAGACTGAAtttagcatataatttgtgatcctagagaagctaaataagaaagtgaacccaaagaaaatcgtatagtcatccgcctggagaggggaaatagacaagattgcagggcaaaaactgggaacttgcgggtgaggtggcatggggcaaaggggaaatg encodes:
- the LOC130889297 gene encoding small proline-rich protein 2D gives rise to the protein MSYQEQQCKQPCQPPPVCPPTKCPEPCPPPKCPEPCPPPKCPEPCPPPQCPEPCQQKCPPVQPPSPCQQKCPPKSK